The following nucleotide sequence is from Cucumis melo cultivar AY chromosome 1, USDA_Cmelo_AY_1.0, whole genome shotgun sequence.
AAAGAAGAAGATATGACAAAGAGAGAGCGAGAATGACAGCTTGTATCTTAAAACTGGAAGCGGAATCAATGAACCATAAGAGGGTTACTGAAGTGGGAACAGATAGAGAAACTGTTAATGAGAGCAAGGTCAAGAGTCAAATGGCTTCTAAAAGCATTGATGAAAATGACCATGACATAAAAGAAGGAAATATACAAGTTCTAGAAGAAGTTGAAATAGAGGACTTGGTGATAGAAAACCAAGATAGGGTAAAAGACatctaccttttttttttttactcaaacGTTATTTTCTAATTATTGAATATCTAACCAATTAAAACTTATGTGCCGCAAAGGTTGGAGATGAGAATAAAGATGTTTGTGCATCAGCTGTTATTTCAATGAAAGTGAAGCTCAATATGAATTTGATTCCTGTAGTTGATCCCCTTTTCTCATATTCAATTTATTAATATGTTTATATTTTCTTCCACTGTATATTATAGAATGGAATTTCTTGTCGACTTGCGATTGGGACTAAGGAGAATGTCGTCGGTGTTGGAATTATTTTCGACTACGATATGGAAGATGACAACATGAAGGTATAAGTAGATGTGGTTGTCGACGGTGATTGCTTCGTCCCTGTTCCAACAAAGGAAGGTATGAGTATGCTTTCCCAAGAAGTCGGTTCATAGTTATTATGGCCTCGTCATTTGATCATCCTCAAGACGAGAAAGTAATGTGTTTCTAACTGATGGATTTGGTTTGAATATATTTCATATGGACGACATTTTATGTTTATGGTAGAGGAAAAACATGTTCATCCAAGTTGATGCCTGATTACCGTCATTGACATCGATTCTGAGATCACCAGTTGCACTATGATGTTTGCAACAGAAACTTGAATTTGTTGGGTCGAAGATTCAAATGAACGTACCTATTGAAGTTTTTGGAATACAACAGAAATGTTGCATATTCCTCGAGATACTCAGATAATTCTGTCAAATGCAACATATATCAACTCAATGCATTGATGCATTGTTATTGTAAGTTACCTCTTTCAAACATCAATAACATAGTAGAGTAACATCTACCACGCATTAAAGTCCATTATGTTGTTCATATTTGTAGTCACCTCTACAAAGTGATGGAAAGGAATAAAACGTTGGGATCCTACAAGTTTTTAGACACTGGTTATACTTCAGTTGGTACAAGTAAAGAATGTCGAGCACAGGTCCTGAATGCTAGATTTCTTGGGACCGACCATCGTCAAATTTTGATGTTTCCATACAATTCGAGGTATGTGCAAAACATTTTTTTAGCTAATGCACCTaatgaactatatgaccttcCTTCTAAGTTTAATTCACACTTACATGTCAATATAGAAATCCTTGATGTCTAGTTGCGATAACTACACAAGGAGTACCGTATACTGGATGGATCCTTTGAAAAGCTAAATTAACAACGATGTCTCTAATTTCGTTTGAATGTATCTTGGAACTTTTATttatgataaaataataatgagttaatatgttGCATATGAGACAATAATTGTATAGCTTacgtagtttgctattcattattagggtTTTCGAACTTGCGATAAAGAAGAAGCATCTTTGGAGGGTAATCAAAGTATGAAGGGTGGAAATTAAGTAGATCAAGAAAGAGGTAAACGTGCTTTATATTTTGCAATCGTAACATAActattttgttcttttcttttttttatggaTAGTGTCCGAAGCAAGGTGGCCTTGTGGAGTGCAGGTATTATGTCATGTGATTCATGCGTGATATAGTATTGTCAAGCAACAGGACAATAGTTGAAGTAGTAAAGTATTTCATTTATCTCTTTTAACTATTTATGTTGTTTACAACTATTTGCATATTAATAcatttttaaatgatgaataGATGGAAGGATCAGCCTCGACATATCCACAGGAAGATGTAGATGCTATAAGATCGGAGTGGGCTGAATTCGTTGGcctatatattttcttttctaaaaggTAAAATTTGTAATATAGACAACTTATGTTTTTAGTCAATTTTGATTACATAACGTGTTATTGTGTTGActatcctgcaattatggtagTCATCGAAAAACTATTTTGTTCGATCGGCTTAGTCATATGTTTTACGAATTCTGTTGATATATACTTAGGATCTCTGTTCATATTTGTGTTAactatcctgtagttatggtagtcattgaaaagctattttattCGAGCTTTTTACACATGTTTTAGGAATTGTGTTGACATGTATTTAGGAACTTGATATTTTGTTTTGTGCTATTAATTTCTTGttgattttgtttgtttgtaaagttttatttGTAGCGTAGGTGTTTCTAGAGGGGTCGAAAGGAGGGGATAAGTCTATGTTTAGGTTTAATATAATGACCTTGAAAGTGAAGTAGGGAGGGGGACGGGTGGTAATTTTAAGTCTAAGTTTAACAATGACCATGGAAGGGGGGAGGGAAAGTGGGAGTGTTGAGTTCATGTTTAAGTTTAACAATGATTTCAGGAGGGGTAGGGGactaagggtaagtttatgcttaagtttcaacttgatgcaaactagaacattgttgggcttgtaaagattgaatcgaaacttacatttgTAACACTtatactatgcttatgcttatgtagtcgatatttttatttatcttttacgtcctttatgggtcttttattaagaACCTTGGCTTATTTGAAAAGTTCATTAGTCTACTTATTATgaaggtgatttttatttggcatggacttaatgtttatgcttatgcttatgcttatacATTTTCcataatgaatgttggctaaggttcattttcttcaaatttgtaggtagttgaagaatatatggaccatggtatcgatcaagttcattTATGCATCAATTTGATTAGGTCACACGTGCATGTAATATTAcatttaatttatcttttggattattgcaAAACCTTTACCGTCAATgtaatttatgttttttattatcaatataaaaatatttctaaaaatatataagtaatgttgaaatttagtatttaattttttaaaacgagaaatatatgacagaaaaatatgtgttacGAATTGAAAAACAACGATGCCTAACAAGTATCGATATATAAGTCTTTATTAAACAGAAATAGTGTCGTCAAAACACATTTATTGACAAGAATTATGCGTAGCGAAACATTTAAacatgacaatatattggtgtcgagttatagataaaggtgacacatttaaaatgTCAATATAAGAGTATCATTGATATtcgtgtcgagtgatagataatggtgacatatttaaaacattaatgtaaaggtattaatgacaatatattcgtgtcgagtGAAAGATTTAGTGACACATTTAAAGAGTCAATGTataggtattaatgacaatatgtttatgtcgagtgatagataacggtgatacatttaaattgtcaatgtaagggcattaatgacaatatattggtgtcaaggtatagataacggtggcACATGTAAAGcatcaatgtaagggtattaatgacaatatattggtgtcaaaTTATAgacggtgacatatttattgcattAAGGTAAatgtattaattatataaatttgatgtcattaaatagcctttcttgataGGAGCTTCAATGACgcaaaaattgtgtcgttgaaattCTTTATGATGCAAATTTTACGTCGTTAAAACGCAAATCATTTTACAGTGGCTGTCCCTCCACCACCTCAAACCACCACCCTCAATGATCATTGTCGAACTTCTATCAAAATCTCTAAAGAcaaattctatatatatatatatataatttactctaatacaaatcaaacaaatttttacatgacaattttgaaaaaaaaaattgtcaaacaCACATGTGCTTTTCTTTCAaggaatttttagaaaaataaaatgtttaaatgGAAATGCATTTTGTAGAAATCTTAAGTTATTCCAAATAGGCCCTTAATCTAAATAACATTATAACATTTAGAACATACATCTAAAATGATATAGCATATTTGACAAATCTAtaaaatttaactaaaaatttaaagttAAGAAATACTCGATTTTCAATATCTTTTCTATTTTGGAGACCCAAATAAAGTTATTTAAGTttctcaaacataaattttattctTCAACAATAAATACATGTGTGTGTGAATAAGCTTAAACGGTCGACCAAATCCCAACATTGAAATTTGACGACCGAGATAATGCAATTTTACTCTCTTTCGTCTCTTCTCTTTAACATTATTCTTAATCTCTCTCCTTATTCTTATCTTCCTCCTCCATTTCATTGTTCTTCTATTGCCCAATTAGATCTATATATATTAGGAGATAATGTATTTTATACTAACTTTTTCCTGAAAGGCAGACATATAATCAATATCTCACAAGCTCTTCCATTTGGTAATCTCCTTCATCGGTTGATTGgttattatttttagaatttctttttcttttctcttcagTTTTTTACGCCCTTTTCTCTCTTtgttatgatattttttatgtgacattctttttaatttgattttatttattttggttctACTATTATTTGgtaaattttacttttattacggttcaaattttattatctttgtttTGGGTGCATACGTAAAATGGGAACAAACTGTATATGTGACTATATGAGATTGTCTTATTTGTCTAAAATATACGTGTGACTTAAATGTTAAACTATACGAGTTATGATTAAATATATCATAAAATATATCGAAAAAAGTACatcatttaaataaataagtccaatgaagaaaaaaaaacttagtttAGCTTAAATGCTAAATATGACCTAAATCCATATGATTGAGTCCAAGTCTGATTTTTGGACCAACAAATTCCAAGTCAAATTTTTTGCTAGAGAGCATAGAGAGAATTGTCCCAATTAACAACAAGCTCTTTAAGACTGAATCACTCCTTGAAGCTCAAGTTTTTTGGAGATGCAAATATTCTTCCAACTAGGCTTCAGAAACATCACGCGCTCCACTTCCATACATCAAGCATAAACATTCGATCGAGAGAGAATTAGAGGATCAAGCattagagatcgaaccacatcgtatcaaatcaattcaaacacaacatcaacacaagttaaCTTGAGCTTGAACATTCAACCCCCACGAAACATATTTATCCGAAAACCTCGTACGAACaattacaaaaatatatattataaaatatgtCGTAGTATCtattaattaagtatatatagtTACACGAACAaggatatatatttatattgaaaataatgtAATATATCGAATAAAACATAATATAGTATTACTCAAACTACATGAATAATATAAGTTGTAGTTGTAATATAGTAAAAGTATGTTATAATACCGTAAATATATCCTAGTATctatcaaatatataaaaagaagaCTAGCGACATccaatttaaatataataacaTCGACAACACCCTATGAAATATAGACGTGAATATactaataaaataaacaaatatctAACATTATATAGTTACACTCATTTACTTATAACTTTTTGATCTACAAGACATATAGTCGTGACATTTGTAATACATCTTAGAGTCCCAGACCAAATTGATACCAAAAGACAAGCCCAGAATGTGAAGAAATTACGATGAGGATGACAATTAGTTGAACGTAAGACGAAATGAATCCATCCGGATGAAATTGTCAATGGATGTTTCCAAATACTACTTTAAAAACAAcataatgaaaattttaaatctaacTATCAAAACAAATTCCCAAGATTAAGAGATACATTCTTATTAGTtagagaataaaataaaaactattaaATGAAAACCAACCCGAAAACAAAATATATTGCAATTCatgtatataaaaaaattgaaaattaaatattttactacCAAAATATTCATGGGCCGctgaacaaaataaaaaaaatgagcTGAAActagtcatttttttaaatatttcaagtttgtcatttcttttcatcgtctttcttctcttcttctctgatttttcttttcatttctattatcttttttctcttctttttttgtgtcattttctttttttttttttgaaataatgatcttttttcttcaatcaatcataaatcttgtattatttttgttcaaagtgttatttggttcaaaatcgtatataaaatataaaaaaaatttcaaaaaaatcgTTGGAATTGGTAGCCAAATCTATACCAAAGAACtttgaaaaaaatttcatttaccaaatctaaacgatctcaATTCTAAACGATTATCTCAattcacttcttcttctttacaatTTATTCATCTAAACCATAGTTTAGACTAtagtacacaatcatttagaagaagattactcgCATACGTGTGTGGCTCATAATTACATGTTGATTGTGATATTTTTTATATCGTGATtgagatattttttatattttacattGTAAGCATgtgaatttttttcaatttcaaaattattatatagagtttatatattttatctatttgttatatttttgaaaaaaaaaattcggTTAAATCTTCTAAATGTTTGACGTAAATAAGCAGACACGAGAGATACAAACCCTCGTAGCTTAGAGGGCGGCATCATATTTGTGCATTGTTAGTTTTGGGCCAACGTCTTTGAGAACGTACCAAGAACTACAAATCTGCGGCGAAAAGAGAGTTAGGGTTTAACTTAAGTTGTTGGGTCACGCAATTGAGGACGGCAGCTTCAGCCTTCAACCATTCCGATTAGGACTACTCCCCAAATTTCTCGTTGAACATGGCTTTCAAGACCAACACCGTTTCTTCCGCTACTTCTGCTGTTGCAATTTCTTCCGAAGCTAAGCTCTTTTCCTCTCTATTTACTCACTCTCCTCCCGTTCCATCATCAAATCCCCAAATTTCCTCTGCAAATAATTCTAAGTCCCTACATGCATCACCGGAGCGCAATTCCTTTCAACACGGGATTCCAATGTTCCTACACAAGTGCAAGACAGGTAGCATCTCTGTAACTCAAGCACACCAATTCTTTGACCTAATGATGCGttcaatcttttctttcaatcgTTTACTTGCTGGACTTGCTAAGATTGAGCATTACTCTCAAGTGTTTTCTCTCTATAAAGAAATGCACCTTGCTGGACTTTCGCCCGATTTACTCACACTGAATATATTGATTAATTGCCTTTGTAATGTGAATCGGATTAACGAAGGTCTCGCGGCCATGGCGGGGATTATGAGGAGAGGTTACATTCCTGATGAAGTGACATTTACTACCTTGATTAAGGGCTTGTGTGTGCAGCATAGGATTATTGAAGCTACTAAGCTATTTATGAGAATGCAAAAGTTAGGTTGCACACCTAATGTGGTTACTTATGGAACTTTGATCAAGGGCCTATGTGCTATAGGGAATATTAACCTCGCACTTAAGTGGCATCAAGAAATGCTCAATGACACTAGTCCATATGTATTTAATTGTAGGCCTAATGTTATTTCCTACAGTATCATCATAGATGGGCTTTGTAAGGTTGGAAATTGGGAGGAGGCTATATGTTTATTCAATGAGATGGTGGATCAAGGTGTTCAACCAAATGTTGTCACATTTAGTGTGTTGATTGATATGCTTTGCAAGGAAGGACAGGTTATCGAAGCTAAGAAGTTGCTAGAGATGATGATTCAGATTGGTATTGTTCCTAATTTGTTTACTTACACTTCATTGATTAAGGGGTTTTGTTTGGCTGGTGACTTGAATAGTGCCAAGGAGTTGTTTGTTAGTATGCCAAGTAAGGGATATGAAGCTGATGTGATTAGTTACAATATGTTAATCAATGGGTATTGTAAAAACTTGAAAGTGGAAGAAGCAATGAAGCTTTACAGTGAAATGCTTCATGTGGGAATGTGGCCAGATATGAAAACATCTGGTGTCTTGTTAAAAG
It contains:
- the LOC103489704 gene encoding pentatricopeptide repeat-containing protein At1g62720-like; the encoded protein is MAFKTNTVSSATSAVAISSEAKLFSSLFTHSPPVPSSNPQISSANNSKSLHASPERNSFQHGIPMFLHKCKTGSISVTQAHQFFDLMMRSIFSFNRLLAGLAKIEHYSQVFSLYKEMHLAGLSPDLLTLNILINCLCNVNRINEGLAAMAGIMRRGYIPDEVTFTTLIKGLCVQHRIIEATKLFMRMQKLGCTPNVVTYGTLIKGLCAIGNINLALKWHQEMLNDTSPYVFNCRPNVISYSIIIDGLCKVGNWEEAICLFNEMVDQGVQPNVVTFSVLIDMLCKEGQVIEAKKLLEMMIQIGIVPNLFTYTSLIKGFCLAGDLNSAKELFVSMPSKGYEADVISYNMLINGYCKNLKVEEAMKLYSEMLHVGMWPDMKTSGVLLKALFLAGKVNDAKELFRVIKPYAIPEDLCICCIFLDGLCKNGCFFEAMKLFNELKSYNMKLDIETFGCLIDGLCKAGKLETAWELFDKLSKEGIQPDAMAYTSMIHGFCKEGQVDKANILFQKMEENGCSPDLITYSILMRGFFESNKLEKVVQLLHRMIEKDVWPDAGIYAIVEDMVCKDEKYKEWLDLLQSFLVQKHRNAYL